The DNA region TTGAGCAAGTAAAGCCCAAAGCCAACGAATTTGCGAGTTCTTTTTACGAAAACCTTTTTACCGACTACCCTGCAGCTAAGCCTCTTTTTGAGAATACCGATGTCAAAGAGCAGAGCAAGAAGCTTTTAGCTTCATTAGTTTTTGTTGTTGAGAATTTAAAAAATCCAGAAGCTCTCACTGATGCGTTAAAAGGCTTAGGTGCAAGGCACGTTAAGTATGGTGCGCTACCTGAGCACTATCCCCTTGTTGGTAATACACTCCTCAAAACTTTTGAGCAATTTTTAGGTGATGCCTGGACAGAGCCAGTAAAAGGCGCTTGGGTCAATGCTTATGGTGTGATCACAGAAGTGATGCTCGATGGCGCTGATTATTCCGAAGGCGAAGTCGCGCTTGAGACGCCTGACACTTCTGTGGATGAAGCGACTGGTTTGCAAGTTGGTTTACTTGAATCTAGTTTTGAGAAAGTAAAGCCCAAGGCGGAAGAATTTGCTTCTAGTTTTTACGAAAATCTTTTCACTGACTACCCTGCAGCAAAACCTCTATTTGCAAATACTGACGTTAAGGAGCAGAGCAAGAAGCTTTTAGCATCCTTGGTTTTTGTTGTTGAAAATTTGAAAAAGCCCGGTGCGTTAACTGATGCGCTCAAGGGTCTTGGGGCACGCCATGTGAAGTATGGTGCTTTACCTGAGCACTATCCTTTAGTCGGTAATACGCTCTTAAAAACGTTTGAGCAATATTTAGACGCGGATTGGACACCGGATGTAAAAGCAGCATGGGTCAAAGCTTATGGGCTAATCACAGAAGTAATGCTCGATGGTGCTGATTATTCTCAGGATGAGGTTGCTCTCGACCCAGCTCCTGCGGTTGAAGCTCCTGATAGCAATATTGGATCTGGTGCTGTGCCTTTTGTTGTTGGTGGTAGTGCCATTACACTCATCCTCTACCTCTTGATTTTGCTTTAAGGCTGAATCGGGTAAAGGTAAAGGATTTAGGAGATGGCACAGGGCGTGAAGAAAAGGTTTGGTTGGCGATCGCTGATGAGTTTGAAGGTTATAACCATTGCAACTTGTCTAGCTTTAATTGGCTGGTTTGCAGCGGCATTTGCCCTCAACGCGAAGCAAGTTTTCATACCAGGGGAAACCTCTGTTGGTCACTACTTATTTGAAGCGTCTTGTGCCTCTTGTCATGAGGGTTTTAAGCCTGTGACAAATGAAACATGTACCCGGTGTCACGAAGCGGAACTAGAACAGGATATCCACGGTACTAAGAAATTCCGGGATCCGCGCTGGGCAGGTGACCTCGAAAAAATCGAGGCTCTAACCTGTACCACCTGCCATGCAGAACATGTCCATATGTTTGATCGGGGTGTGAACCTCCAGCCAGATCTTTGTATGGCTTGCCATGAAGGAATTATTAATGGCGACCTCAAGAGTCATGATGGCTTTACACCGGATGGTTGCTGGACGGCAGGTTGCCATAACTATCACGACCATAGGACGATATCCACTGGATTTTTGCGGCAAAACATGGGTCAACCGCCAATGTTACCGGTGCAGCGCGTACCAGATCACTCCGTTGATTGGACTCTTGATACCGCGCCAAAGCCTGACCTCAGCAAAGAATTTCTAGGAGGTGCGTCATGAAGTTAATTATTGTTTGTCTTTTAACTATCGCCCTCTGGTTCGGTTGCGGTAGCCCGGCGATCGCCGCCACCCAAGAAGACATTGATCTCAGTACCCAACTTTGGGAATCGAGTCTCCACGCTATTAACGATGTGAACTGTGCCAGTTGTCATCAGGACGAAGAGACAAAGGAGTTTGTCGCACAGCCCAAAGCCAGTTGCCGAAGTTGTCATGAGGATTCAGTTGATA from [Leptolyngbya] sp. PCC 7376 includes:
- a CDS encoding globin family protein translates to MSSDASNDTGLQVELLESSFEQVKPKANEFASSFYENLFTDYPAAKPLFENTDVKEQSKKLLASLVFVVENLKNPEALTDALKGLGARHVKYGALPEHYPLVGNTLLKTFEQFLGDAWTEPVKGAWVNAYGVITEVMLDGADYSEGEVALETPDTSVDEATGLQVGLLESSFEKVKPKAEEFASSFYENLFTDYPAAKPLFANTDVKEQSKKLLASLVFVVENLKKPGALTDALKGLGARHVKYGALPEHYPLVGNTLLKTFEQYLDADWTPDVKAAWVKAYGLITEVMLDGADYSQDEVALDPAPAVEAPDSNIGSGAVPFVVGGSAITLILYLLILL
- a CDS encoding cytochrome c3 family protein, with translation MAQGVKKRFGWRSLMSLKVITIATCLALIGWFAAAFALNAKQVFIPGETSVGHYLFEASCASCHEGFKPVTNETCTRCHEAELEQDIHGTKKFRDPRWAGDLEKIEALTCTTCHAEHVHMFDRGVNLQPDLCMACHEGIINGDLKSHDGFTPDGCWTAGCHNYHDHRTISTGFLRQNMGQPPMLPVQRVPDHSVDWTLDTAPKPDLSKEFLGGAS